The region TGCAATAAAGTACTGCATATTTACGAGAATGATATCTTCAAATTTATACCAGCTTCAAATTAAATGAAAGATAATTTATTAAACAAATGGAGGAATTTTAAAATGAAAATAGCAATTGCGGGTTCTGGAGCTTTAGGTTGTGGATTTGGTTATATGATGCAAAAAAATGGAAACGACGTTACTTTGATAGACTTTTGGGAAGATCACATTAAAGCCATTCAAAAAAACGGTTTGACTATAACTGTAAATGGAAAAGAAGACAACATTGACATTCCCATAGGAAAACCTGCTGACATTAAAGACACATTCGATACTGTATTTATTTTCACTAAGTCAATGGGCTTACGTCATATGTTGGAAAAAATTAAACATTTGCTGTCAGAGGATACTAAAGTTATCTGTTTATTAAATGGATTGGGACATGCTAAGACAATTGCTGAATACATTCCAGAAAAAAATATCATTATGGGTACGACTGTTTGGACAGGTGGGTTAGATGCGCCAGGGAAAACACATTTCATGGGTGAAGGTCCTGTTGAAGTCCAAAATGCGGATATCAACGAAAAAGAAAGTACCCTTCAAATAGTGAAAATGATGGCCGATAGCGGGTTGAACGGTGTCTATAGTCAAGATGTTCATTTTACAACATGGAGAAAAGCTTGCGTCAATGGCACAATGAACGCTTTGTGTTCCCTACTAAATTGCAATATCAAAGAGTTGTTCGCAACTTCTGAACATGAAGACCTGATCAAAGAAATCGTCAGTGAATTTTCTCTTGTGGCGGAAACTGAAGGTGTCCATTTAGACGTAGAAGAAACGGTTAGCTACTTGAAAGCGACAGCAGAAAAAGTTGGAGCTCATTATCCTTCTATGCATCAAGACTTGCAGAATAAACGTCTGACCGAAATTGACTTTTTGAATGGTACAGTAGCAAAAGAAGCAGAAAATAAAGGGTTAAACGCTCCTTATAGTAAATTGATCACTCAATTGATTCATGCCAAAGAAGATATTCTAGGTATCAAGCGTTAAGTAAGATAAGTGAGCGGCTTTCCTTAAATAAGCTGAAGCAGTACAGAGCAGTCTGCTAAATGATGAAATCAAAGTATAACTGATAATCATTTCACTAGTATAAAATACCGTTCATTCAAACAATAAAAGAAATTAAAATAAACTTCATTGGACCATTAGTTGATAACTGTTATAATGTAAGCTGTTCTATCAATGAGCAGCTTTTTTTTATGTTTACATAAACTGTTTTAAAGAAAACAAAGGAGGAGACAGAATGAGCAAACCGATTATTAAATTGACTCAACTGAGTTTTAAAGCAAATGATAACTTGATTTTAAATGACATCAATCTTTCAATTGAAGAAGGAGAATTTGTGACGATTACCGGACCATCTGGCAGCGGGAAAAGTACGCTTTTAAAAATAATGGCTTCTATGATCTCGCAAACGGCCGGCTCAATAGACTACCAAGGTAAGCGTCTGG is a window of Carnobacterium mobile DSM 4848 DNA encoding:
- a CDS encoding 2-dehydropantoate 2-reductase gives rise to the protein MKIAIAGSGALGCGFGYMMQKNGNDVTLIDFWEDHIKAIQKNGLTITVNGKEDNIDIPIGKPADIKDTFDTVFIFTKSMGLRHMLEKIKHLLSEDTKVICLLNGLGHAKTIAEYIPEKNIIMGTTVWTGGLDAPGKTHFMGEGPVEVQNADINEKESTLQIVKMMADSGLNGVYSQDVHFTTWRKACVNGTMNALCSLLNCNIKELFATSEHEDLIKEIVSEFSLVAETEGVHLDVEETVSYLKATAEKVGAHYPSMHQDLQNKRLTEIDFLNGTVAKEAENKGLNAPYSKLITQLIHAKEDILGIKR